In one window of Leptospira sp. GIMC2001 DNA:
- a CDS encoding cysteine hydrolase family protein, translated as MELNTGTEMELNIDMINEDPLKDIYLESIIENPEREESIQQKHIALLVIDMQYLDAARGCGVFAETGKSGVPPEAEEYYFYTLENTVIPNIQKLQKLFRDQKLEIIHTRIQSLTKDGRDRSPGHKRLNLLASPGSREADFLDEIAPIGDEIIINKTASGVFTSTNIEYILKNLGIDTLYVCGVYTNECVSTTVRDASDLGFYVNLIEDGCTTVTEEFHEFTIRILKDRYARVLNTEEAIAELKSKILTKGKN; from the coding sequence ATGGAATTAAATACAGGAACAGAAATGGAATTAAACATTGATATGATCAATGAAGATCCTCTTAAAGATATTTATCTTGAATCAATTATCGAGAACCCCGAAAGAGAGGAATCAATACAGCAAAAACATATCGCCTTGCTAGTAATTGATATGCAGTATCTGGATGCCGCACGTGGTTGCGGAGTCTTTGCAGAAACTGGCAAATCTGGAGTTCCGCCTGAAGCAGAAGAATACTATTTCTATACATTAGAAAATACTGTAATTCCCAATATCCAAAAATTACAAAAATTATTTAGAGATCAAAAATTAGAAATCATACATACAAGAATCCAATCACTCACAAAGGATGGTAGAGACAGGAGTCCAGGACATAAGCGACTCAATCTTCTTGCATCCCCTGGTTCAAGAGAAGCTGACTTCTTAGATGAAATCGCACCGATTGGTGATGAGATCATAATCAACAAGACAGCCTCAGGAGTTTTTACATCCACAAATATTGAATATATCTTAAAAAATTTAGGGATAGACACTTTGTATGTATGCGGAGTTTACACAAATGAATGTGTATCGACAACAGTCCGAGACGCAAGTGATCTTGGATTTTATGTAAATTTAATTGAAGATGGATGCACAACTGTTACAGAAGAATTCCATGAATTCACTATTCGAATATTAAAAGATCGTTATGCTAGGGTTTTGAATACTGAGGAAGCAATTGCCGAACTCAAATCCAAAATATTGACAAAAGGTAAAAACTAG